In Arthrobacter alpinus, a single window of DNA contains:
- a CDS encoding TetR/AcrR family transcriptional regulator: protein MNESANSCQPQGLRARKREATRSAITARARVLTAEQGLNGFTIEQLCEDVGVSRRTFFNYFPSKEDAIMGHLLDEFPADAIAKFLAGADGVERGPSGVSNTLLTDLHGLTCAMVEELNFTREQIHLLIAAMKKEPQLMMKMMGGAHLREQEFAGLIAQREGLEPEDPTAVMVSALFGTCSQRASKVFFSEANTVGYPELLAQNLRTAHQLFSFSQLTFEGTS, encoded by the coding sequence GTGAATGAAAGTGCAAATTCTTGCCAGCCCCAAGGGCTGCGGGCCCGCAAGCGCGAGGCCACCCGATCCGCCATTACGGCGCGAGCCCGGGTACTCACTGCTGAGCAGGGCCTGAACGGGTTCACGATTGAGCAGTTGTGCGAGGACGTGGGCGTCTCACGCCGCACGTTCTTCAACTACTTTCCGTCCAAGGAAGATGCCATCATGGGCCACCTGCTGGACGAATTCCCAGCGGACGCGATTGCCAAATTCCTGGCCGGCGCCGACGGTGTGGAACGCGGCCCGAGCGGGGTGAGCAACACCCTTCTGACGGACCTGCACGGACTCACCTGCGCCATGGTCGAGGAACTGAACTTCACCCGCGAACAGATCCATCTGCTGATCGCGGCCATGAAAAAGGAACCGCAGCTCATGATGAAGATGATGGGCGGCGCACACCTGCGCGAGCAGGAGTTTGCCGGGCTCATCGCTCAGCGTGAAGGCCTGGAGCCAGAGGACCCCACAGCCGTCATGGTCTCCGCCCTCTTTGGCACATGTTCACAGCGCGCAAGCAAGGTGTTTTTTTCCGAAGCAAACACCGTCGGCTACCCCGAACTTCTGGCCCAAAATCTTCGCACGGCCCACCAACTTTTCTCGTTTTCGCAATTAACCTTTGAAGGGACATCATGA
- a CDS encoding MDR family MFS transporter — translation MSTALKAGEPLLLTQKRIWIIFSALIAGMLLSSLDQTIVSTAMPTIVGKLGGVEHQTWITTAYLLATTIVMPVYGKFGDILGRRNLFLAAIAIFTLASVGCAFATDFWGFVIFRAIQGLGGGGLMILSQAIIADIVPAKDRGKYMGPLGAIFGLAAVAGPLLGGYFVDHLTWEWAFYINIPIGIAAFIIAFFTLTLPSKKADKKIDFMGVLFLSIATTCLIFFTDFGGKTDGWTSMVTWTWGAGLIAAVALFIFTESRAADPIIPLSLFKNPIFLNSTAIGFVLGMGMFAALAFVPTFLQMSSGTSAAESGLLMLPMMVGLMGTSIWSGIRMTKTGKYKAFPIAGSILTIIAMLWMTTLSAETPIWVICAQLFVFGAGLGLIMQIVVIVVQNSVPAAQLGTATSTNNYFREVGSALGVAVFGAMFTTRLADSLKGVFTAGGATPEQAGSAMSSLDPQALHQLPQAIQDGIINAYADSLAPVFWYLIPFMVIALVLAIFMKVIPLSDTSGMVARGEAVGGEEAERLEAERAAGKSAATNAGDTLLLTKEDPDASGDKP, via the coding sequence ATGAGTACCGCACTCAAGGCAGGCGAACCGCTCCTGCTGACCCAAAAGAGGATCTGGATCATCTTCTCCGCGCTGATCGCCGGAATGCTGCTCTCGAGCCTCGACCAAACCATCGTCTCCACCGCCATGCCCACCATCGTGGGCAAGCTCGGCGGCGTGGAGCACCAGACGTGGATCACCACGGCCTACCTTTTGGCCACCACCATCGTCATGCCCGTGTATGGCAAGTTCGGTGACATCCTGGGCCGCCGCAACCTGTTCCTCGCTGCCATTGCCATCTTCACACTGGCCTCCGTTGGCTGTGCCTTCGCCACCGACTTCTGGGGCTTCGTGATCTTCCGTGCCATCCAGGGCCTCGGCGGCGGTGGCTTGATGATCCTCTCTCAGGCCATCATCGCCGACATTGTCCCCGCCAAGGACCGCGGCAAGTACATGGGCCCCCTGGGCGCCATCTTCGGCCTGGCAGCAGTTGCCGGCCCCCTGCTCGGCGGTTACTTTGTTGACCACCTGACGTGGGAATGGGCTTTCTACATCAACATCCCGATCGGCATCGCCGCATTCATCATCGCCTTCTTCACCTTGACGCTACCTTCCAAGAAGGCCGACAAGAAGATTGACTTCATGGGCGTGCTGTTCCTGTCCATCGCCACAACCTGCTTGATCTTCTTCACCGACTTCGGCGGCAAGACCGACGGTTGGACCTCCATGGTGACCTGGACATGGGGCGCCGGCCTGATCGCCGCCGTCGCACTGTTCATCTTCACCGAGAGCCGCGCTGCGGACCCCATCATCCCGTTGTCGCTGTTCAAGAACCCGATCTTCCTGAACTCCACGGCCATCGGATTTGTCCTGGGCATGGGCATGTTCGCCGCCCTGGCCTTCGTGCCGACGTTCCTGCAGATGTCCTCGGGCACCTCCGCTGCCGAGTCCGGCCTGCTCATGCTGCCCATGATGGTGGGCTTGATGGGTACCTCCATCTGGTCAGGTATCCGCATGACCAAGACCGGCAAGTACAAGGCATTCCCGATCGCCGGTTCCATCCTGACCATCATCGCGATGTTGTGGATGACCACCTTGTCCGCCGAAACCCCCATCTGGGTCATCTGCGCCCAGTTGTTTGTCTTCGGCGCCGGCTTGGGTCTGATCATGCAGATCGTTGTGATTGTTGTGCAGAACTCGGTTCCGGCCGCTCAGTTGGGAACCGCCACGAGCACCAACAACTACTTCCGCGAAGTGGGTTCCGCCCTGGGTGTGGCCGTCTTCGGCGCCATGTTCACCACGCGCCTTGCCGATTCCCTCAAGGGGGTCTTCACGGCTGGCGGCGCCACCCCGGAGCAGGCTGGCAGCGCCATGTCGTCCCTGGATCCGCAGGCACTGCACCAGCTCCCGCAGGCCATCCAGGACGGCATCATCAACGCCTACGCCGATTCCCTGGCACCGGTGTTCTGGTACCTGATCCCGTTCATGGTTATTGCCCTGGTCCTGGCCATCTTCATGAAGGTCATCCCGCTCTCGGATACCTCCGGCATGGTGGCCCGCGGCGAGGCCGTGGGTGGCGAGGAAGCCGAGCGCCTTGAGGCCGAGCGCGCAGCCGGCAAGTCCGCCGCAACGAACGCCGGTGACACGCTCCTGCTGACCAAGGAAGACCCGGACGCTTCCGGGGACAAGCCGTAA
- a CDS encoding NUDIX hydrolase, translating to MGSPEFIVNLRKKIGHDPLWLPGVRGVVFDDVGRVLLGQRSDTGGWALITGILDPGEEPGPGMLREIFEETAVVARIEHLMGVAAVGPVTFPNGDVCDFLNVEFICRYVSGTARVNDDESLAVAWFAIEDLPPLRPGHIGCIERALAYDGEPHFQR from the coding sequence ATGGGCTCACCGGAATTTATCGTCAACCTCCGCAAGAAGATCGGCCACGACCCGTTGTGGCTCCCGGGTGTGCGTGGTGTGGTGTTCGACGACGTCGGCCGCGTCCTCCTTGGCCAGCGATCGGACACGGGCGGATGGGCGCTCATCACGGGAATTCTAGACCCGGGGGAGGAACCGGGCCCTGGCATGTTGCGCGAAATCTTTGAAGAAACGGCCGTGGTGGCCAGAATTGAGCACCTCATGGGCGTGGCAGCCGTGGGACCTGTGACGTTCCCGAATGGCGATGTCTGCGATTTCTTGAATGTAGAGTTCATCTGCCGCTACGTCAGCGGCACCGCGCGCGTCAATGACGACGAATCTCTCGCCGTCGCTTGGTTCGCCATCGAGGACCTGCCGCCGCTGCGCCCTGGCCACATCGGGTGCATCGAGCGTGCCTTGGCGTACGACGGCGAACCCCACTTCCAGCGGTAA
- a CDS encoding CitMHS family transporter: MLVILGFAMIAVFMTLIMTKKLTPVVALIVVPTIFGLFAGAGLGIGDMVMDSMKSLTSTAALLMFAIVFFGMMIDVGLFDPLVKLILRTLGNDPAKVVLGTAVLAAVVSLDGDGSTTFILTTAAMLPIYLRLGMSPVVLTCVAGLANGTMNILPWGGPTARAAAALKVSPSEVFVPMIPSLIAGMIVIFLFAWHLGVRERRRLAAAGSIWAGAAGTSADDSGTPSGGSAGSASGSGVSGGKGAAAGVLTIEKPRSAAQSRFDAQVLAAAQKESATVNTALADSQLDPNRDTLRPKLFWFNLVLTVTLMVVLVMDVLPLAYVFMVGSAIALVVNFPRVKDQAKALVSHAGSIVAVVSMVMAAAVLTGVLSGTGMVDAMAAWLVSVIPTSMGPYMAVITGLLSIPMTFFMSNDAFYFGVLPVLSETAAHFGIDPAAMARASITGQPVHMQSPLVPAILLLVSLSRVDLGDHHKKVLWRALVVSLVMLVVAIGIGVIPFG; encoded by the coding sequence ATGCTGGTAATCCTTGGGTTTGCCATGATCGCGGTCTTCATGACCCTGATCATGACGAAGAAGTTGACGCCTGTGGTGGCCTTGATCGTGGTCCCCACCATCTTTGGTCTTTTCGCAGGTGCCGGTCTGGGCATTGGCGATATGGTCATGGATTCAATGAAGAGCCTAACGTCTACGGCGGCGTTGTTGATGTTCGCGATTGTTTTCTTCGGAATGATGATCGATGTTGGACTGTTCGATCCGCTCGTGAAACTGATCCTTCGCACGCTGGGCAATGACCCCGCGAAGGTTGTGCTCGGCACGGCTGTTCTGGCTGCAGTGGTTTCCCTCGACGGCGACGGTTCCACCACGTTCATCCTGACCACGGCGGCCATGCTGCCCATCTACCTTCGCCTTGGCATGAGCCCGGTTGTCCTGACCTGTGTTGCGGGTCTGGCCAACGGAACCATGAACATCCTGCCCTGGGGTGGGCCCACTGCCCGCGCCGCCGCAGCCTTGAAAGTTTCGCCCAGCGAGGTGTTTGTTCCCATGATCCCGTCGCTGATCGCCGGTATGATCGTCATCTTCCTGTTCGCCTGGCACCTCGGAGTGCGCGAACGCCGTCGCCTTGCCGCAGCTGGCAGCATTTGGGCCGGTGCTGCTGGCACTTCCGCGGACGATTCCGGAACCCCCTCGGGCGGTTCTGCCGGCTCGGCCTCGGGCTCTGGAGTTTCAGGTGGCAAGGGGGCAGCGGCTGGTGTGCTGACCATTGAAAAGCCTCGTTCGGCAGCTCAGTCACGCTTCGATGCCCAGGTCTTGGCTGCAGCTCAGAAGGAGTCCGCCACGGTCAACACGGCCCTGGCTGATTCCCAGCTTGATCCGAACCGCGACACCCTGCGACCCAAGCTGTTCTGGTTCAACCTGGTGTTGACCGTGACGCTCATGGTGGTTCTGGTCATGGATGTCCTGCCCTTGGCTTACGTCTTCATGGTGGGATCCGCGATCGCCCTGGTGGTCAACTTCCCTCGCGTCAAGGATCAGGCAAAAGCACTTGTTTCACATGCCGGCAGCATCGTGGCCGTGGTTTCCATGGTCATGGCCGCAGCTGTCCTTACAGGTGTCCTCAGCGGCACCGGCATGGTCGATGCCATGGCAGCATGGCTGGTCAGCGTCATCCCCACCTCCATGGGGCCGTACATGGCCGTCATTACCGGCCTGTTGAGCATTCCCATGACGTTCTTCATGAGCAACGACGCCTTCTACTTCGGCGTCCTGCCCGTGCTGAGTGAGACCGCGGCGCACTTTGGCATCGACCCGGCGGCCATGGCCCGCGCCTCCATCACTGGCCAGCCTGTCCACATGCAGAGCCCCCTGGTTCCGGCCATCCTGCTCCTCGTCTCGCTGTCCCGCGTTGATCTGGGTGACCACCACAAGAAGGTCCTGTGGCGGGCACTGGTGGTATCGCTGGTGATGCTGGTTGTTGCGATCGGAATCGGCGTCATCCCGTTCGGCTAA